A genomic segment from Andrena cerasifolii isolate SP2316 chromosome 7, iyAndCera1_principal, whole genome shotgun sequence encodes:
- the Emc1 gene encoding ER membrane protein complex subunit 1 isoform X1 yields MAPFVWSFRGNINRLLIDVQILPCLIVLFGLFNLSLCLYEDQIGKFDWKQNYVGKIKFASFDTVSTAKKIIVATEENVIAALNLKSGQILWRRVLEKGYAGHIRALGGASDGDLVSVSGGVPAIVRAWDLAAGHIIHEWPIAEQNPDRIKDVKWHIKDGTLHHILPIYNSGVEVTSYDSKTGDKLKTRRVSAPFISQETECVLAAPYLACLKGDSSLAILLLVHLFDTNAQPQSVTINTIFGAGAQGPYHLESVLGEEPVVSISADGNQRKRILLVREVPVPILRDIAGDATLYIVSVENDKVLLETTYKNGMTEIAAMELLTSKSLPNLSMSLTHASLLSPTIMASVCPRQAKGVTCRHLLSSQDHSVALLQHNKLIWTREEALSSIVAVEIIELPMSDRDQAIEKEFDQKESIDVDSSWDVLSMMFRRVSSQFKQAKAFFQSILSLTPQQSNQRTDLVRDKFGLHKMIVLVTSAGKLYGIETRKGEIIWQLRVPSIRGFAKRSNAIVLYVQRGSRHFPYPPQCALLAEDKKTGEGVIYTFNPITGQPLDGLVKLGYKIKQSMLLHVTTDDFLRSILILDGRDKAHVYPEGATAIAASLGKNTYIFTADQTTGELSGFSLSYSTSQEIVAHKVWELLLSPKNQRIAHVVSKNPIERVHSQGRVLSDRSVLYKYINPNLVAIVTEGVGHTHKNTLNLYLLDAVSGAMIFSIIHKRVRGPVHIVHSENWIVYSYFNEKSRRTEIASLELYEGKIQSNTTVFSSLTTTKLPIVERQAFIFPAAIESMRETITEKGITSKHIIVALANGGVLELPWMMVDPRRPINPEVREEGVIPYMPEIPIQMDAIINYNQSVFRVSGIHSSPSGLESTCLVFVHGLDLFYTRVAPSKTFDVLKEDFDYYLIVIVLAALLIASYVTKKLASQKAQKQAWK; encoded by the exons ATGGCTCCGTTTGTATGGAGTTTTAGAGGGAACATCAACCGGTTATTAATCGATGTTCAAATACTACCTTGCCTTATCGTGCTGTTCGGACTATTTAATTTGTCTCTGTGTCTCTACGAGGATCAAATCGGGAAGTTCGACTG GAAGCAGAATTATGTCGGCAAAATTAAGTTCGCCAGCTTCGACACGGTGTCCACCGCGAAGAAGATCATTGTTGCTACTGAGGAGAATGTTATTGCGGCGCTAAATCTTAAGTCAG GACAAATATTATGGAGGCGAGTGTTAGAGAAAGGATATGCAGGCCACATCCGTGCACTGGGCGGCGCGTCGGATGGAGATCTTGTTTCCGTGAGTGGAGGTGTACCAGCCATTGTTCGTGCATGGGATTTAGCTGCGGGACATATAATTCATGAATGGCCGATAGCCGAACAAAATCCAGATAG AATTAAAGATGTAAAATGGCACATAAAGGATGGCACGCTGCATCATATTTTACCTATTTATAATAGTGGCGTCGAAGTTACATCTTATGACAGCAAAACGGGAGATAAATTGAAGACTAGGAGAGTCTCTGCGCCGTTCATAAGTCAAGAAACAGA ATGTGTTCTAGCAGCTCCGTATCTAGCATGTTTGAAAGGGGACAGTTCATTGGCTATACTGCTTTTGGTACACTTGTTCGACACGAATGCTCAGCCACAATCAGTTACAATAAACACAATATTCGGCGCTGGTGCACAAGGTCCGTATCACTTGGAGTCTGTGCTCGGCGAAGAGCCTGTAGTATCGATTAGCGCAGATGGTAATCAGAGAAAGCGAATACTTCTCGTCCGGGAAGTACCTGTTCCTATTCTAAGAGATATAGCTGGCGATGCTACGCTCTACATTGTCTCGGTTGAAAATGACAAGGTGTTACTGGAAACAACATATAAAAATGGG ATGACAGAGATTGCAGCTATGGAACTCCTAACATCGAAATCTTTACCAAATCTATCAATGAGTTTAACACATGCCTCGTTACTATCGCCCACAATTATGGCTTCAGTCTGCCCCCGTCAAGCGAAAGGTGTAACTTGCCGTCACTTATTATCTTCGCAAGACCACAGCGTTGCGCTATTACAACATAATAAGTTAATATGGACCAGAGAAGAAGCGCTCTCTAGTATCGTGGCTGTGGAAATCATAGAATTACCAATGTCAGACAGAGATCAAGCGATCGAAAAGGAATTCGATCAGAAAGAGA GTATTGATGTAGACAGTTCAT GGGACGTGTTGAGTATGATGTTTAGAAGAGTCAGCTCTCAGTTTAAACAAGCAAAGGCATTCTTCCAATCGATATTAAGCCTCACACCTCAGCAATCCAATCAACGGACTGATTTAGTACGGGACAAATTTGGATTACATAAAATGATCGTTCTTGTTACATCAGCAGGGAAA CTGTATGGTATTGAAACCAGAAAAGGCGAAATTATTTGGCAACTTAGAGTGCCGAGTATTCGAGGTTTCGCTAAGAGATCTAACGCAATAGTTTTGTACGTGCAACGCGGTAGCAGACACTTCCCTTATCCGCCACAGTGTGCACTACTAGCAGAAGATAAA AAAACAGGAGAAGGAGTTATATACACATTTAATCCGATAACTGGACAACCATTAGACGGTTTAGTAAAATTAGGATATAAAATAAAGCAATCCATGCTGCTGCATGTTACGACGGACGATTTTCTGCGAAGCATTCTTATTCTTGATGGCCGAGATAAAGCACACGTGTATCCTGAAGGCGCAACAGCAATCGCTGCGTCACTTGGCAAAAATACGTACATATTTACTGCTGACCAAACAACCGGCGAATTGTCTGGGTTTTCTCTTTCATACAGCACGTCCCAA GAAATTGTCGCTCACAAGGTGTGGGAGCTCCTACTTTCACCGAAGAACCAAAGAATAGCTCATGTTGTGTCGAAAAACCCAATAGAACGTGTTCATTCCCAGGGTAGAGTTTTAAGCGATAGATCtgttctgtataaatatattaatcCTAACTTAGTCGCTATAGTAACAGAGGGTGTTGGACACACTCACAAAA ATACACTTAATTTGTATTTACTGGACGCAGTCTCTGGAGCGATGATATTTTCTATTATCCACAAAAGAGTACGCGGCCCGGTCCATAtcgtgcattcggaaaattggATAGTTTATAGTTACTTTAATGAAAAGAGTCGTAGGACGGAAATTGCTAGTTTAGAACTTTACGAAGGAAAAATACAGAGTAATACCACAG TGTTCTCATCTTTAACTACGACTAAATTGCCAATTGTAGAAAGACAAGCCTTCATTTTCCCCGCAGCGATAGAATCCATGCGGGAAACTATTACCGAGAAGGGTATTACAAGCAAACATATTATTG TGGCCCTAGCCAATGGTGGTGTATTGGAATTACCGTGGATGATGGTGGATCCACGGCGGCCTATTAATCCGGAAGTACGCGAAGAAGGTGTTATACCGTACATGCCTGAGATACCTATTCAAATGGACgcgataattaattataatcaaaGCGTCTTTAGGGTTTCGGGAATTCATTCTAGTCCTAGTGGCCTTGAAAGTACTTGCTTAGTTTTTGTACACGGTCTTG ACTTATTCTACACGCGTGTGGCACCGTCTAAAACGTTCGATGTTTTGAAAGAAGATTTCGATTACTATCTCATTGTAATAGTACTGGCGGCACTGTTAATTGCATCGTACGTCACTAAGAAACTGGCATCCCAGAAAGCGCAGAAGCAGGCATGGAAATGA
- the Emc1 gene encoding ER membrane protein complex subunit 1 isoform X2 — translation MAPFVWSFRGNINRLLIDVQILPCLIVLFGLFNLSLCLYEDQIGKFDWKQNYVGKIKFASFDTVSTAKKIIVATEENVIAALNLKSGQILWRRVLEKGYAGHIRALGGASDGDLVSVSGGVPAIVRAWDLAAGHIIHEWPIAEQNPDRIKDVKWHIKDGTLHHILPIYNSGVEVTSYDSKTGDKLKTRRVSAPFISQETECVLAAPYLACLKGDSSLAILLLVHLFDTNAQPQSVTINTIFGAGAQGPYHLESVLGEEPVVSISADGNQRKRILLVREVPVPILRDIAGDATLYIVSVENDKVLLETTYKNGMTEIAAMELLTSKSLPNLSMSLTHASLLSPTIMASVCPRQAKGVTCRHLLSSQDHSVALLQHNKLIWTREEALSSIVAVEIIELPMSDRDQAIEKEFDQKERDVLSMMFRRVSSQFKQAKAFFQSILSLTPQQSNQRTDLVRDKFGLHKMIVLVTSAGKLYGIETRKGEIIWQLRVPSIRGFAKRSNAIVLYVQRGSRHFPYPPQCALLAEDKKTGEGVIYTFNPITGQPLDGLVKLGYKIKQSMLLHVTTDDFLRSILILDGRDKAHVYPEGATAIAASLGKNTYIFTADQTTGELSGFSLSYSTSQEIVAHKVWELLLSPKNQRIAHVVSKNPIERVHSQGRVLSDRSVLYKYINPNLVAIVTEGVGHTHKNTLNLYLLDAVSGAMIFSIIHKRVRGPVHIVHSENWIVYSYFNEKSRRTEIASLELYEGKIQSNTTVFSSLTTTKLPIVERQAFIFPAAIESMRETITEKGITSKHIIVALANGGVLELPWMMVDPRRPINPEVREEGVIPYMPEIPIQMDAIINYNQSVFRVSGIHSSPSGLESTCLVFVHGLDLFYTRVAPSKTFDVLKEDFDYYLIVIVLAALLIASYVTKKLASQKAQKQAWK, via the exons ATGGCTCCGTTTGTATGGAGTTTTAGAGGGAACATCAACCGGTTATTAATCGATGTTCAAATACTACCTTGCCTTATCGTGCTGTTCGGACTATTTAATTTGTCTCTGTGTCTCTACGAGGATCAAATCGGGAAGTTCGACTG GAAGCAGAATTATGTCGGCAAAATTAAGTTCGCCAGCTTCGACACGGTGTCCACCGCGAAGAAGATCATTGTTGCTACTGAGGAGAATGTTATTGCGGCGCTAAATCTTAAGTCAG GACAAATATTATGGAGGCGAGTGTTAGAGAAAGGATATGCAGGCCACATCCGTGCACTGGGCGGCGCGTCGGATGGAGATCTTGTTTCCGTGAGTGGAGGTGTACCAGCCATTGTTCGTGCATGGGATTTAGCTGCGGGACATATAATTCATGAATGGCCGATAGCCGAACAAAATCCAGATAG AATTAAAGATGTAAAATGGCACATAAAGGATGGCACGCTGCATCATATTTTACCTATTTATAATAGTGGCGTCGAAGTTACATCTTATGACAGCAAAACGGGAGATAAATTGAAGACTAGGAGAGTCTCTGCGCCGTTCATAAGTCAAGAAACAGA ATGTGTTCTAGCAGCTCCGTATCTAGCATGTTTGAAAGGGGACAGTTCATTGGCTATACTGCTTTTGGTACACTTGTTCGACACGAATGCTCAGCCACAATCAGTTACAATAAACACAATATTCGGCGCTGGTGCACAAGGTCCGTATCACTTGGAGTCTGTGCTCGGCGAAGAGCCTGTAGTATCGATTAGCGCAGATGGTAATCAGAGAAAGCGAATACTTCTCGTCCGGGAAGTACCTGTTCCTATTCTAAGAGATATAGCTGGCGATGCTACGCTCTACATTGTCTCGGTTGAAAATGACAAGGTGTTACTGGAAACAACATATAAAAATGGG ATGACAGAGATTGCAGCTATGGAACTCCTAACATCGAAATCTTTACCAAATCTATCAATGAGTTTAACACATGCCTCGTTACTATCGCCCACAATTATGGCTTCAGTCTGCCCCCGTCAAGCGAAAGGTGTAACTTGCCGTCACTTATTATCTTCGCAAGACCACAGCGTTGCGCTATTACAACATAATAAGTTAATATGGACCAGAGAAGAAGCGCTCTCTAGTATCGTGGCTGTGGAAATCATAGAATTACCAATGTCAGACAGAGATCAAGCGATCGAAAAGGAATTCGATCAGAAAGAGA GGGACGTGTTGAGTATGATGTTTAGAAGAGTCAGCTCTCAGTTTAAACAAGCAAAGGCATTCTTCCAATCGATATTAAGCCTCACACCTCAGCAATCCAATCAACGGACTGATTTAGTACGGGACAAATTTGGATTACATAAAATGATCGTTCTTGTTACATCAGCAGGGAAA CTGTATGGTATTGAAACCAGAAAAGGCGAAATTATTTGGCAACTTAGAGTGCCGAGTATTCGAGGTTTCGCTAAGAGATCTAACGCAATAGTTTTGTACGTGCAACGCGGTAGCAGACACTTCCCTTATCCGCCACAGTGTGCACTACTAGCAGAAGATAAA AAAACAGGAGAAGGAGTTATATACACATTTAATCCGATAACTGGACAACCATTAGACGGTTTAGTAAAATTAGGATATAAAATAAAGCAATCCATGCTGCTGCATGTTACGACGGACGATTTTCTGCGAAGCATTCTTATTCTTGATGGCCGAGATAAAGCACACGTGTATCCTGAAGGCGCAACAGCAATCGCTGCGTCACTTGGCAAAAATACGTACATATTTACTGCTGACCAAACAACCGGCGAATTGTCTGGGTTTTCTCTTTCATACAGCACGTCCCAA GAAATTGTCGCTCACAAGGTGTGGGAGCTCCTACTTTCACCGAAGAACCAAAGAATAGCTCATGTTGTGTCGAAAAACCCAATAGAACGTGTTCATTCCCAGGGTAGAGTTTTAAGCGATAGATCtgttctgtataaatatattaatcCTAACTTAGTCGCTATAGTAACAGAGGGTGTTGGACACACTCACAAAA ATACACTTAATTTGTATTTACTGGACGCAGTCTCTGGAGCGATGATATTTTCTATTATCCACAAAAGAGTACGCGGCCCGGTCCATAtcgtgcattcggaaaattggATAGTTTATAGTTACTTTAATGAAAAGAGTCGTAGGACGGAAATTGCTAGTTTAGAACTTTACGAAGGAAAAATACAGAGTAATACCACAG TGTTCTCATCTTTAACTACGACTAAATTGCCAATTGTAGAAAGACAAGCCTTCATTTTCCCCGCAGCGATAGAATCCATGCGGGAAACTATTACCGAGAAGGGTATTACAAGCAAACATATTATTG TGGCCCTAGCCAATGGTGGTGTATTGGAATTACCGTGGATGATGGTGGATCCACGGCGGCCTATTAATCCGGAAGTACGCGAAGAAGGTGTTATACCGTACATGCCTGAGATACCTATTCAAATGGACgcgataattaattataatcaaaGCGTCTTTAGGGTTTCGGGAATTCATTCTAGTCCTAGTGGCCTTGAAAGTACTTGCTTAGTTTTTGTACACGGTCTTG ACTTATTCTACACGCGTGTGGCACCGTCTAAAACGTTCGATGTTTTGAAAGAAGATTTCGATTACTATCTCATTGTAATAGTACTGGCGGCACTGTTAATTGCATCGTACGTCACTAAGAAACTGGCATCCCAGAAAGCGCAGAAGCAGGCATGGAAATGA